From a single Erpetoichthys calabaricus chromosome 1, fErpCal1.3, whole genome shotgun sequence genomic region:
- the LOC114646138 gene encoding uncharacterized protein LOC114646138, with the protein MHIQSSVKSHYYGDTDYESEHEDLAKKTKVPLTRSSKPQQSTGPRLLSPHSAPQVPSPPLPCRSPPHSSLQVPPPYQSLLLSENTSQQNSRNLPKMQNTSELFRPTYRVGRCGTEPIPCTVSFLYFVGIYFSAADLHILTLLEHVKHQLSQLAVMISSLSGRLNIECSPDMPEEVQFPLQSLEEVDDFEAWLKQPTNALKKKNMISVLASIGGQDTKCVTWNILSHIFGDDVAKKINWKGVNEKWAFSQMATKTLIMRAVRQSHVAAKATDVDINKFVIRWFNLASDRGGGRKERCRRVQAAVPSESGLM; encoded by the exons ATGCACATTCAATCTTCTGTAAAGAGCCACTACTATGGTGACACTGACTATGAAAGTGAACATGAAGACTTagctaagaaaacaaaagttccCTTGACAAGATCTTCAAAACCTCAACAGTCAACTGGACCTCGCCTGTTATCCCCACATTCTGCACCTCAGGTACCATCACCACCTTTACCTTGTCGCTCACCACCACATTCTTCGCTTCAGGTGCCACCTCCTTACCAGTCACTATTGCTCTCTGAAAATACATCTCAACAAAATTCCAGGAACCttccaaaaatgcaaaatacttcTGAACTCTTCAGGCCTACTTACAGAGTGGGTCGATGTGGAACAGAACCAATACCTTGCACTG tatcctttttatattttgttggtatttatttttcGGCTGCAGATCTTCATATCCTCACATTGCTTGAACATGTGAAGCACCAGCTGTCACAATTGGCTGTCATGATCAGTTCACTATCTGGGCGGCTAAACATTGAATGCTCACCTGATATGCCTGAGGAGGTCCAGTTTCCTTTACAATCATTGGAGGAAGTGGATGATTTTGAAGCCTGGTTGAAACAACCAACCAATGCTTTGAAGAAAAAGAACATG ATTTCTGTACTGGCATCTATTGGAGGACAAGATACCAAGTGTGTCACTTGGAATATTCTTTCACATATTTTTGGAGATGATGTTGCAAAAAAGATAAACTGGAAGGGAGTGAATGAAAAATGGGCCTTCAGTCAAATGGCAACCAAAACTCTAATTATGC GTGCAGTTCGCCAGAGTCATGTGGCAGCCAAAGCTACAGATGTGGACAttaataaatttgtcattagGTGGTTCAATTTGGCATCTGACCGTGGTGGTGGTCGCAAGGAGCGCTGCAGGAGAGTGCAGGCAGCAGTGCCTTCTGAATCAGGACTGATGTAA